The following coding sequences lie in one Brevibacterium marinum genomic window:
- a CDS encoding APC family permease, whose protein sequence is MSKSIENPTPNVATTPSDPGHGEQPERMAKTLKPRWVFAIALGSAVGWGAFILPTDWLAMGGPLGTLLGFSIGAWLMLIIAVSYGFLVRTFPVSGGELAYALIGYGRVHAFFAGWFLTLGYVCIVALNASALALLFRKIMPSVIEQGYLYSVAGWDVYLPEILISVTALVVFAVLNIRGTALSGRIQFWACVLMIIAVVAIIISVIASPTTHFGNMSPALPDGVNPVAAIIAIVAIAPWAFIGFDNVPQAAEEFDFSPAKALRLIVLAIVTAAALYMAMLVSVSMAEPWQALANSGSAWGTADAVTGVIGGSGLFLLAIAITMGVSTGLNGFYVSASRVLMAMGRAQMIPPIFARLHPKYKTPHIGIIAVLIVCLISPWFGRAALTWVVDMSSIGVTIAYLYTCLCAFRIFRPTREAQDPEALPGMYSTTKKVLSGVGAVIAIIFMLLLLIPGSPGALGKESLIALAVWIVIGVVFFLSRIRHNRKLTDHQVDRLVLGDIRPAVTRFSERAEMRRDGTLTTENRGF, encoded by the coding sequence ATGTCGAAATCAATAGAGAACCCAACTCCGAACGTCGCGACCACACCGTCAGATCCCGGTCACGGCGAACAACCCGAGAGGATGGCGAAGACGCTCAAACCGCGTTGGGTCTTCGCCATCGCACTCGGCTCCGCAGTCGGCTGGGGTGCCTTCATCCTCCCGACCGATTGGCTGGCGATGGGAGGCCCGCTGGGAACCCTTCTCGGATTCTCCATCGGCGCCTGGCTGATGCTCATCATCGCCGTCAGCTACGGATTCCTCGTCCGCACGTTCCCGGTCTCCGGAGGCGAACTGGCCTATGCCCTCATCGGCTACGGACGAGTCCATGCGTTCTTCGCCGGGTGGTTTCTCACACTCGGCTACGTCTGCATCGTCGCGCTCAACGCCTCGGCGCTGGCATTGCTGTTCCGCAAGATCATGCCCTCGGTCATCGAACAGGGCTATCTCTACTCCGTGGCCGGCTGGGACGTGTATCTGCCAGAGATCCTCATCTCGGTCACGGCGCTCGTCGTCTTCGCAGTCCTCAACATCCGCGGCACCGCACTGTCCGGACGGATCCAGTTCTGGGCCTGCGTGCTCATGATCATCGCCGTCGTCGCAATCATCATCTCAGTCATCGCCAGCCCGACGACGCATTTCGGCAATATGTCACCAGCGCTGCCCGACGGGGTCAACCCGGTGGCTGCGATCATCGCGATCGTCGCAATCGCTCCCTGGGCCTTCATCGGCTTCGACAATGTCCCGCAGGCCGCCGAGGAGTTCGACTTCTCCCCTGCCAAAGCACTCCGCCTCATCGTGCTCGCGATCGTCACCGCCGCAGCCCTCTACATGGCGATGCTCGTCTCGGTGTCGATGGCCGAACCTTGGCAGGCACTGGCGAACTCGGGGTCGGCATGGGGCACGGCCGATGCAGTCACCGGCGTCATCGGTGGCTCAGGACTCTTCCTGCTTGCCATCGCTATCACAATGGGAGTGAGCACCGGCCTCAACGGCTTCTACGTCTCCGCCAGCCGAGTCCTCATGGCCATGGGCCGTGCACAGATGATCCCACCCATCTTCGCTCGGCTGCATCCGAAGTACAAGACACCGCATATCGGGATCATCGCCGTCCTCATCGTCTGCCTCATCAGCCCGTGGTTCGGGCGTGCGGCACTGACCTGGGTCGTCGACATGTCGTCGATCGGTGTGACCATCGCCTACCTCTACACCTGCCTGTGTGCGTTCAGGATCTTTCGTCCCACCCGTGAAGCGCAGGATCCTGAGGCTCTGCCGGGCATGTACTCGACGACGAAGAAGGTTCTGTCCGGTGTGGGCGCGGTGATTGCGATCATCTTCATGCTCCTCTTGCTCATTCCGGGCTCTCCCGGTGCGCTGGGCAAAGAATCGCTCATCGCCCTGGCCGTGTGGATCGTCATCGGTGTCGTCTTCTTCCTCTCACGCATTCGCCACAACAGGAAGCTCACCGACCACCAGGTCGATCGCCTAGTCCTCGGTGACATCCGTCCAGCAGTCACCCGGTTCAGCGAGCGCGCAGAGATGCGACGCGATGGGACGCTGACAACCGAGAACCGAGGCTTCTGA
- the xsc gene encoding sulfoacetaldehyde acetyltransferase: MTELADRTEKTALSDAAKPQKITSSEAFVETMVANGVTDIFGIMGSAFMDAMDIFAPAGIDFIPVVHEQGAAHMADGYARASGRHGVVTGQNGPGISNCVTAIAAAFWAHSPVVVVTPEAGTGSIGLGGFQEANQLPMFQEFTKYQGHVSNATRMSEFTARCFDRAKSEMGPTQLNIPRDYFYGECSPEIPQPQKIDRGTGGTESLEEAAALLASAKNPVIVSGGGVVMADGVDECISLAERLGSPVVNSYQHNDSFPASHPLWAGPLGYQGSKAGMTLINQADVVLALGTRLGPFGTLPQYEFDYWPTNAKIIQVDADQKMLGLVKKIDVGICGDAKAVAQELLARLNDRDVAGDATKEQRAELIRAEKEAWEAELDSWTHERDEFSLDTIDEAAKEEGNWLHPRQVLRELEKAMPADVMVSTDIGNINSVAHSYLRFERPRSFFAPMSFGNCGYALPTMIGAKRAAPERPAIAYAGDGAWAMSMVEVLTAVRHDIPVTAVVFRNRQWGAEKKNQVEFYGRRFIAGELDNGESFAAMAESMGADGLVVDQLDEVAPALQKAVEAQMTDGKTTVIEVMCTKELGDPFRRDALRKPVRTLDKYKDFV; encoded by the coding sequence ATGACGGAACTGGCCGATCGAACCGAAAAGACGGCACTCAGCGATGCTGCGAAACCACAGAAGATCACATCGTCCGAAGCATTCGTCGAAACGATGGTCGCCAACGGCGTCACCGACATCTTCGGCATCATGGGTTCGGCATTCATGGACGCGATGGACATATTCGCCCCCGCAGGCATCGACTTCATTCCCGTGGTCCATGAACAGGGTGCGGCGCACATGGCGGACGGCTACGCCCGCGCTTCGGGCCGACACGGTGTCGTCACCGGACAGAACGGACCGGGCATCTCGAACTGCGTGACGGCCATCGCGGCCGCCTTCTGGGCGCACTCACCGGTGGTCGTCGTCACCCCGGAAGCGGGGACGGGCTCCATCGGACTGGGCGGATTCCAAGAGGCCAATCAGCTGCCGATGTTCCAGGAGTTCACGAAGTACCAGGGACACGTCAGCAACGCGACCCGCATGTCCGAGTTCACCGCCCGCTGCTTCGACCGGGCGAAGTCCGAGATGGGCCCGACCCAGCTGAATATCCCCCGCGACTACTTCTATGGGGAATGCTCTCCCGAGATTCCCCAGCCGCAGAAGATCGATCGCGGCACAGGCGGAACCGAAAGCCTGGAGGAAGCGGCAGCGCTGCTCGCCTCGGCGAAGAATCCCGTCATCGTCTCCGGAGGCGGCGTCGTCATGGCCGATGGAGTGGATGAGTGCATCTCCTTGGCAGAGCGCCTCGGATCCCCGGTGGTCAACAGCTATCAGCACAACGACTCGTTCCCGGCCAGCCACCCGCTGTGGGCAGGACCGCTGGGCTACCAGGGGTCGAAGGCCGGGATGACCCTGATCAATCAGGCCGATGTGGTCCTCGCACTCGGCACCCGCCTCGGGCCATTCGGCACACTGCCCCAGTACGAATTCGACTACTGGCCCACGAATGCCAAGATCATCCAGGTCGACGCCGATCAGAAGATGCTCGGTCTGGTCAAGAAGATCGATGTCGGCATCTGCGGCGATGCCAAGGCCGTCGCCCAGGAGCTCCTCGCCCGGCTCAACGATCGCGACGTCGCCGGCGATGCGACGAAGGAGCAGCGCGCAGAGCTCATCCGTGCCGAGAAGGAGGCCTGGGAGGCCGAGCTCGATTCGTGGACCCATGAGCGCGACGAGTTCTCCCTCGACACCATCGACGAGGCGGCGAAGGAAGAGGGCAACTGGCTCCATCCGCGACAGGTTCTCCGGGAACTCGAGAAGGCGATGCCCGCCGATGTCATGGTCTCGACCGATATCGGCAACATCAACTCGGTCGCACACAGCTATCTGAGGTTCGAACGCCCCCGCAGCTTCTTCGCCCCGATGAGCTTCGGCAACTGCGGCTACGCTCTGCCGACGATGATCGGAGCCAAGCGCGCCGCTCCGGAACGTCCCGCCATCGCCTACGCCGGCGACGGCGCTTGGGCCATGAGCATGGTCGAGGTCCTCACCGCAGTCCGACACGACATCCCGGTCACCGCCGTCGTCTTCCGCAACCGGCAGTGGGGAGCGGAGAAGAAGAACCAGGTGGAATTCTACGGCCGTCGCTTCATCGCTGGTGAACTGGACAACGGTGAGAGCTTCGCCGCGATGGCCGAGTCGATGGGTGCCGACGGACTCGTCGTCGACCAGCTCGACGAGGTCGCGCCCGCCCTCCAGAAGGCCGTGGAGGCCCAGATGACCGATGGCAAGACCACCGTCATCGAAGTCATGTGCACCAAGGAGCTGGGGGATCCCTTCCGCCGAGATGCTCTGCGCAAGCCGGTTCGCACACTCGATAAGTACAAGGACTTCGTGTGA
- a CDS encoding IclR family transcriptional regulator, translated as MDDAAEPTTDEGLSLAGETPALRMVSLLEFISTRDQIFTLQSLVVQTGLPKPTLHRMLQQLEGAGLLTRHSDGRHYGTGARLRRMAEDVLLNDSRQGARRMTLAQLAEEVGESCNLTAVSGNDVIYLDRVETSHPLRVHLEAGSRVPIHASASGKMIASQYGDTPRRRLLTSAQLRAFTSNTVTDPDVLDEELGSVRQVGYALDRQEYLEGLVCLAVLIPTDIGRSNQALAVQAPVIRKSIDDLVELLPVVRAAAKRMAVLNEIDRDDATASSA; from the coding sequence ATGGACGATGCAGCAGAGCCGACAACCGACGAGGGTCTCTCGCTTGCTGGTGAGACTCCTGCACTGAGGATGGTGTCTCTATTGGAGTTCATCTCCACCCGAGACCAGATCTTCACGCTGCAGTCCCTGGTCGTGCAGACGGGCCTGCCGAAACCCACCCTGCATCGCATGCTCCAGCAGCTCGAGGGTGCGGGTCTGCTCACTCGGCACAGCGATGGACGCCACTACGGCACGGGAGCCCGTTTGAGACGGATGGCCGAGGACGTTCTGCTCAATGATTCTCGGCAGGGGGCAAGGAGGATGACCCTGGCGCAGCTGGCCGAAGAGGTCGGCGAGAGCTGCAACCTCACCGCAGTCTCCGGCAATGACGTCATCTACCTCGATCGCGTCGAGACCTCCCACCCGCTGCGAGTGCATCTCGAGGCCGGCAGCCGTGTGCCCATCCATGCCTCGGCGAGCGGGAAGATGATCGCCTCGCAGTACGGAGACACCCCCCGTCGTCGGCTGCTCACCAGTGCGCAGCTGAGAGCCTTCACCTCGAACACCGTCACTGACCCGGATGTGCTGGATGAAGAACTCGGTTCCGTCCGTCAGGTCGGTTATGCCCTGGACCGGCAGGAGTACCTCGAGGGACTCGTCTGCTTGGCGGTGCTCATCCCCACGGACATCGGCCGCTCGAACCAAGCTCTGGCGGTCCAGGCTCCCGTGATCCGCAAGTCGATCGACGACCTCGTCGAACTCCTGCCAGTGGTTCGCGCCGCCGCGAAGCGCATGGCCGTTCTCAACGAGATCGATCGCGACGATGCGACCGCATCCTCGGCCTGA
- a CDS encoding phosphotransacetylase yields MLKTPAARSQTNTLTAQPVPFPDEVEVDPMLLERVLGLCGRGMRPRVVLAESHDDRILRAAGVLAEAGLSPVLIGDREEVLRRGERLSIAGVDEWSVENPSDLAAGATGARIRRRAERKHRHLTEQWLKDPVCLAAAAVAEGAADAAVAGADRPTADVIRAALKIVGLAADSTVLSSSFLMKLADGRYLGFGDCAVIPVPDDEQLAAIAVATARTFAAITGTSPSVAMLSFSTAGSAQHTDIDTVRLATQRIRNTRPELDVDGELQFDAAIVESVAKSKAPDSEVAGHANVLVFPNLAAGNIGYKIAERLAGAHAFGPLLQGLAAPINDLSRGASVSDIVNVALITCLQALTPTTATQQPLREPTTEPTFTE; encoded by the coding sequence ATGTTGAAGACACCGGCAGCACGCAGTCAGACGAACACTCTCACGGCCCAGCCCGTGCCCTTTCCCGACGAGGTCGAGGTCGACCCGATGCTGCTCGAGCGGGTGCTCGGGTTGTGTGGACGCGGAATGCGTCCCAGAGTGGTTCTCGCGGAATCCCACGATGACCGCATCCTTCGTGCTGCCGGTGTCCTCGCCGAGGCTGGACTGAGTCCCGTCCTCATCGGCGACCGGGAAGAGGTCCTGCGTCGCGGTGAGAGGCTCAGCATCGCGGGAGTCGACGAGTGGAGTGTGGAAAATCCCTCAGATCTCGCAGCCGGAGCCACTGGTGCACGGATTCGACGCAGAGCGGAGAGAAAGCATCGCCATCTCACCGAACAGTGGCTGAAAGATCCCGTCTGCCTCGCCGCCGCAGCAGTCGCAGAAGGTGCCGCCGACGCAGCCGTCGCCGGTGCGGATCGCCCGACCGCCGATGTCATCCGGGCAGCCCTGAAGATCGTCGGGCTGGCTGCGGATTCGACCGTGCTCAGTTCATCGTTCCTCATGAAGCTGGCCGATGGGCGGTATCTGGGGTTCGGCGACTGTGCCGTCATCCCCGTCCCCGATGACGAACAGCTCGCCGCCATCGCCGTGGCCACAGCGCGGACCTTCGCCGCGATCACCGGAACCTCTCCCTCGGTGGCGATGCTCTCCTTCTCCACGGCCGGATCCGCACAACACACAGACATCGACACGGTCAGGCTCGCAACACAGCGGATCCGCAACACTCGCCCCGAACTCGATGTCGACGGCGAGCTGCAGTTCGATGCCGCGATCGTCGAATCGGTGGCGAAGTCGAAGGCTCCGGACTCTGAGGTCGCAGGGCACGCCAATGTGCTCGTCTTCCCGAACCTGGCCGCCGGCAACATCGGATACAAGATCGCCGAGCGCCTCGCCGGAGCCCACGCCTTCGGGCCGCTGCTCCAAGGTCTGGCGGCTCCGATCAACGACCTCTCCCGCGGGGCGAGTGTGTCCGACATCGTCAACGTCGCCCTCATCACGTGCCTGCAGGCGCTCACCCCGACCACGGCGACTCAGCAGCCGCTCCGAGAACCCACCACTGAACCCACGTTCACAGAGTAG
- a CDS encoding AAA family ATPase: MADDTTIRDMFGIDADMPVPVLDDDSDLIPTIDENYRFDPQVTRAVLAGFAHGSRVLVQGLHGTGKSTHIEQIAARLNWPVMRVNLDGQISRADLVGKDQVVIEDGQPRTAFEEGVIPYALSRPMALVFDEYDAGRPEVMFIIQRLLERDGHFTLTEQNRVIRPHPNFRLFATANTVGLGNINGLYHGVNRLNQAQLDRWNIIASLDYLDPEEEFLVVTGQVPEAADTVGTDGVRTMIEVAALTRSGFAAGDVSALMSPRTVISWAQNSVIFGDVELAFRFSFLNRCDPSEHPLVAEYYQRCFGDELSVSEIVKAS, from the coding sequence ATGGCCGACGATACAACGATTCGAGACATGTTCGGCATCGATGCAGACATGCCGGTGCCCGTTCTCGACGACGACAGTGACCTGATCCCGACCATCGATGAGAACTATCGGTTCGATCCGCAGGTGACCCGAGCCGTCCTGGCCGGGTTCGCCCATGGCTCGCGAGTGCTGGTCCAGGGACTGCACGGGACGGGGAAGTCGACTCATATCGAGCAGATCGCGGCCCGTCTGAACTGGCCGGTCATGCGCGTCAACCTCGACGGCCAGATCTCACGCGCCGATCTCGTGGGCAAGGACCAGGTCGTCATCGAAGACGGTCAGCCCCGCACAGCCTTCGAAGAGGGAGTCATCCCCTATGCCCTGAGCCGACCGATGGCTCTGGTCTTCGACGAATACGATGCGGGCCGACCGGAGGTCATGTTCATCATCCAGCGCCTGCTCGAACGCGATGGGCACTTCACCCTCACAGAGCAGAACCGGGTGATCCGCCCGCATCCGAACTTCCGCCTCTTCGCCACGGCCAACACCGTCGGGCTGGGCAACATCAACGGTCTCTACCACGGAGTCAACCGGCTCAACCAAGCTCAACTCGACCGCTGGAACATCATCGCCTCACTCGACTACCTCGACCCCGAAGAGGAATTCCTCGTCGTCACCGGGCAAGTGCCCGAAGCCGCGGATACCGTCGGCACCGACGGAGTACGGACGATGATCGAGGTAGCGGCGCTGACGAGGAGCGGATTCGCTGCCGGTGACGTCTCTGCACTCATGTCGCCGCGCACGGTCATCTCCTGGGCCCAGAACTCGGTGATCTTCGGCGACGTCGAACTCGCCTTCAGATTCTCCTTCCTCAACCGCTGTGATCCCTCCGAGCATCCTCTCGTCGCGGAATACTATCAGCGCTGCTTCGGCGATGAACTCAGCGTCAGTGAGATCGTGAAGGCAAGCTGA
- a CDS encoding cobaltochelatase CobT-related protein gives MLERRLASVFRALSGDPGVDLWAHRPIDSRGTLPMNAPHLYPNPRTSGLGSLRGATDAMAMRRKFSDLEVHRVMLPEAREERLLVEILEQCRCESLAPHAGVRANLSLRHADWRSEYLRSRLHETHLGMLLFTVILVTRAALTREPITPAESDLIEEARFEISADLGPFLPFLKAARHDQHAFAEVARDLARTIAGRITALEDRESTRTGARQRRATASLPLVFDVSEDLFAPVSDSMGGRLHLAQGYRIWDTSFDRTSHITDLVRADSLSSGRRTIAEETARLAVPLAPVVTRLHSVIDDDTDVHEAVDADEGILDSSRLTRLLTSPGDPRVFRGRSQRAQTDCAVTFLLDLSGSMKPYASRLGALLDVIVTALDRLDVSTEILGFTTNAWNGGRLRQNWKKAGSPAGPGRLNEVHHIVLKAAHSSWRRSRTHLGGILKTSLFREGIDAEGLRWAVDRLRSQQAAKSAVVVISDGLPADSATGEANDEHFLARDLQATVASLRRAGDIGVIGIGVDTDPSLIYPVGVEVAPEDVGDAASVRALVDALRRVLGR, from the coding sequence ATGCTGGAGAGGCGTCTGGCCTCGGTATTCAGGGCACTGAGCGGCGATCCCGGAGTCGACCTGTGGGCGCACCGGCCCATCGACTCCCGCGGGACATTGCCGATGAACGCCCCTCACCTCTACCCGAACCCCCGCACATCCGGTCTCGGTTCGCTGCGAGGAGCCACGGATGCGATGGCCATGCGCCGCAAGTTCAGCGACCTGGAGGTGCACCGTGTAATGCTGCCCGAGGCCAGAGAGGAACGACTCCTCGTCGAGATCCTCGAACAGTGCCGGTGCGAGTCCTTGGCCCCGCACGCGGGAGTCCGGGCCAATCTGTCGCTGCGCCATGCCGACTGGCGCAGCGAATACCTTCGCAGCCGACTCCATGAGACGCATCTGGGCATGCTGTTGTTCACGGTCATCCTCGTCACCCGGGCCGCACTGACCCGCGAGCCGATCACCCCCGCCGAGTCCGATCTGATCGAAGAGGCCCGCTTCGAGATCTCTGCCGATCTGGGTCCGTTCTTGCCGTTCCTGAAAGCGGCACGGCACGATCAGCATGCCTTCGCCGAGGTGGCCCGTGACCTTGCGCGCACGATCGCCGGTCGCATCACTGCGCTCGAAGATCGGGAGAGCACACGGACCGGAGCCCGCCAACGTCGAGCAACGGCGAGCCTGCCTCTGGTCTTCGACGTCAGCGAGGACTTGTTCGCCCCCGTCTCGGATTCGATGGGTGGACGCCTCCACCTCGCCCAGGGATATCGCATTTGGGACACGAGCTTCGACAGGACATCCCATATCACCGACCTGGTCAGGGCCGATAGCCTGAGCAGCGGGCGTCGCACGATCGCCGAGGAGACTGCCCGACTCGCGGTGCCGCTGGCTCCCGTCGTCACCCGCCTGCACAGCGTCATCGACGATGACACCGATGTCCACGAGGCCGTCGATGCCGATGAAGGCATTCTGGATTCCTCACGACTGACACGGCTGCTCACCTCTCCCGGAGACCCCCGGGTGTTCCGCGGACGCTCGCAGAGGGCTCAGACGGACTGCGCCGTGACCTTCCTGCTCGACCTCTCAGGGTCGATGAAACCGTATGCGTCCCGGCTCGGTGCGCTCCTCGACGTCATCGTCACGGCCCTCGACCGGCTGGACGTGAGCACGGAGATCCTCGGGTTCACCACGAATGCGTGGAACGGCGGTCGCCTGCGACAGAACTGGAAGAAGGCGGGATCTCCCGCCGGTCCCGGCCGCCTCAACGAGGTTCATCACATCGTGCTCAAGGCCGCACACTCCTCATGGCGCCGCTCGCGGACCCACCTGGGCGGGATCCTCAAGACCTCGCTGTTCCGCGAAGGCATCGATGCCGAGGGCCTGCGGTGGGCCGTCGACCGGCTGCGCAGCCAGCAAGCGGCGAAGTCGGCTGTGGTCGTCATCAGCGACGGACTGCCTGCCGATTCAGCCACCGGTGAGGCCAACGACGAGCACTTCCTGGCCCGCGACCTCCAGGCGACGGTGGCCAGTCTGCGCCGAGCCGGGGACATCGGAGTGATCGGAATCGGTGTTGACACGGATCCGAGCCTCATCTATCCCGTCGGCGTCGAGGTTGCCCCCGAGGACGTGGGAGACGCGGCATCGGTGCGCGCACTCGTAGACGCGCTCCGCAGGGTCCTCGGGCGCTGA
- a CDS encoding amidohydrolase, whose product MVVGSVPTTIAGDSGVASRTTQSNSGPSTTTLPQKAGAHAMNSPEQIIYPARTVRTLDPARPSAEAVMVRGSRIRAVGSLDELKAYGPSRIDDRYAEAVIFPGMVEAHAHAGSGGMWENTYVGFYTRKDPDGRIWPGCTSIDEVLDRLRDADARLGDGELLIAWGLDPIFFPGERLDKRHLDSVSTTRPIFVSHQSGHLATVNSAMLAHEGIDRDCPVEGVVRGPDGEPNGELREPPAIALISSASSLLGGPFDPAALRGFAADARNHGVTTSADLGNPYIMTNALDEHRSIIDDDDFPVRLSLFHLGGGMGAGGDPDTASRTLADLAETGSEKMHLGGVKLFLDGSIQGFTARLQAPGYLSEDGNGIWLSSPEEFYRAFRAYHSAGSVIHVHCNGDEATELFLDTVERVLAEVPRWDHRHTVTHSQLTTPAQYRRMKALGMCANIFSNHIWYWGDQHRDVILGPDRAERMNAAATALRIGVPISLHCDTPVTPLDALATASYAAERATPSGRVLGVHERISVPEALDAVTLGAAYMLKLDHLVGSLESGKFADFAILDRDPYDCEPAELRDITVHGSVVAGRHFRAAG is encoded by the coding sequence ATGGTGGTCGGGTCCGTCCCGACCACCATCGCCGGCGACTCCGGTGTCGCCTCACGCACGACACAATCGAACAGCGGCCCGTCGACGACGACACTGCCGCAGAAAGCTGGCGCTCACGCGATGAACTCGCCCGAACAGATCATCTACCCAGCCCGAACCGTGAGGACCCTCGATCCCGCACGACCCTCCGCCGAGGCGGTCATGGTCCGCGGATCACGGATCCGAGCCGTCGGTTCTCTCGACGAGCTCAAAGCCTACGGTCCCTCCCGCATCGACGACCGCTACGCCGAGGCCGTGATCTTCCCCGGAATGGTCGAAGCCCACGCGCATGCGGGCAGCGGAGGGATGTGGGAGAACACCTACGTCGGCTTCTATACGCGCAAGGATCCCGACGGCCGAATCTGGCCCGGCTGCACGAGCATCGACGAAGTGCTCGATCGGCTGCGGGACGCCGACGCCCGCCTCGGCGACGGTGAGCTCCTCATCGCCTGGGGACTCGACCCGATCTTCTTCCCCGGCGAGCGCCTCGACAAACGCCACCTCGACTCGGTGTCGACGACTCGGCCGATCTTCGTCAGCCACCAGAGCGGGCACCTGGCCACCGTGAACTCGGCGATGCTGGCCCATGAGGGCATCGATCGCGACTGCCCTGTCGAAGGCGTCGTCCGCGGTCCTGACGGCGAACCCAACGGCGAACTGCGGGAGCCTCCGGCGATCGCGCTGATCTCCAGCGCTTCCTCCCTCCTCGGCGGTCCATTCGATCCGGCCGCCCTGCGCGGTTTCGCCGCCGACGCTCGCAACCACGGGGTGACCACCTCGGCGGATCTCGGCAATCCCTACATCATGACCAATGCCCTCGACGAGCATCGAAGCATCATCGACGACGATGACTTCCCGGTCCGGCTCTCGCTCTTCCACCTCGGCGGAGGTATGGGTGCCGGCGGCGACCCGGACACAGCGTCGCGGACTCTGGCGGATCTGGCCGAGACCGGCAGCGAGAAGATGCACCTCGGCGGGGTCAAACTCTTCCTCGACGGGTCCATCCAGGGCTTCACCGCCCGGCTTCAGGCCCCCGGCTATCTGTCCGAGGACGGCAACGGCATCTGGCTGTCCTCACCCGAGGAGTTCTATCGGGCCTTCCGCGCTTACCATTCGGCCGGGTCGGTCATCCATGTCCACTGCAACGGCGACGAAGCCACCGAGCTCTTCCTCGACACAGTCGAGCGGGTGCTGGCCGAGGTCCCCCGTTGGGACCACCGGCACACGGTTACCCACAGTCAGCTGACCACTCCGGCGCAGTACCGGAGGATGAAGGCTCTGGGCATGTGCGCGAACATCTTCTCCAACCACATCTGGTACTGGGGCGACCAGCACCGCGATGTCATCCTCGGGCCTGATCGCGCCGAGCGGATGAACGCCGCGGCCACCGCCCTGCGCATCGGGGTGCCGATCTCGCTGCACTGCGATACACCCGTGACTCCTCTCGACGCGCTGGCCACGGCTTCGTACGCGGCCGAACGGGCCACACCCAGCGGCCGCGTGCTCGGCGTCCACGAGAGGATCAGTGTGCCGGAGGCTCTCGACGCGGTCACCCTGGGAGCGGCCTATATGCTCAAGCTCGACCATCTCGTCGGGTCGCTGGAATCGGGGAAGTTCGCCGACTTCGCGATCCTCGACCGGGATCCCTACGACTGCGAACCCGCCGAATTGCGAGACATCACCGTGCACGGATCGGTCGTGGCCGGAAGGCACTTCCGGGCGGCAGGCTGA